One Notolabrus celidotus isolate fNotCel1 chromosome 18, fNotCel1.pri, whole genome shotgun sequence DNA window includes the following coding sequences:
- the LOC117830016 gene encoding LOW QUALITY PROTEIN: RUN domain-containing protein 3A-like (The sequence of the model RefSeq protein was modified relative to this genomic sequence to represent the inferred CDS: inserted 1 base in 1 codon; deleted 2 bases in 2 codons), with translation MEPGGVQEAMAMGDVSKKASTRNVAVERKNLITVCRFSVKTLLEKYTAEPIDDSTEEFINFAAILEHILXHRFKGSGSWFDGQRSFWDYIRLACAKVPNSCISSIESMENISTSRAKGRAWMRVALMEKRLSEYIATALRDSRTTRRFYAEGAIVLREEATVLTGMLIGLGAIDFSFCLKGEALDGKSSAVIDYTPYLKFTQSYDYLSDDDDRHSVDSSTSDDSVPEHPYVPLVTDEESWSTKCRKMEQRFKIVNAQKGYLEELVRLRESQLKNTESENKKLKARLEELQDHSLQEKKDLEAIVLELQEQLTSLIPCDSNHLAKNLSIPLVNQWPMLQPYNSQDDIKLFRRRSFPSTELLSVEISLDSDSQRIDGKQNGGAWCTEKDYTPSMMGLCGSLASLPSCKSLASLKSSECLVNISTENSPALSPS, from the exons atgGAGCCCGGCGGTGTGCAGGAAGCGATGGCCATGGGAGATGTCTCGAAAAAAGCGTCGACTCGGAACGTGGCGGTGGAGCGAAAGAACCTCATCACCGTGTGCAG GTTTTCTGTTAAGACGCTATTAGAGAAGTACACAGCTGAGCCCATAGATGATTCA ACAGAGGAGTTTATCAATTTTGCAGCCATCCTGGAGCACATCC AGCATCGCTTTAAAG GCTCAGGGAGCTGGTTTGATGGTCAGAGGAGTTTCTGGGACTACATCCGTCTGGCCTGT GCTAAGGTCCCCAACAGCTGCATCAGCAGCATTGAGAGCATGGAGAATATCAGCACATCACGAGCCAAG GGGCGAGCCTGGATGAGAGTGGCCCTGATGGAGAAGAGGCTGTCTGAATACATTGCCACTGCTCTGAGAGACAGCAGAACAACCAG GAGGTTCTATGCAGAAGGAGCCATCGTACTAAGAGAGGAGGCCACAGTCCTAACAGGGATGCTCATAGGTCTTGGAGCCATAGACTTCAG TTTCTGTCTGAAGGGAGAAGCCTTGGATGGGAAATCATCTGCTGTGATTGACTACACGCCGTACTTGAAGTTCACACAAAG CTATGATTATCTGAGCGATGATGACGATAGGCATAGTGTTGACAGCAGCACGAGTGATGACAGTGTCCCTGAGCATCCCTACGTCCCTCTGGTCACTGATGAGGAGAGCTGGAGTACCAAGTGTCGCAAGATGGAGCAGAGGTTCAAGATCGTCAATGCTCAGAAG GGTTATCTTGAGGAGCTTGTGCGCCTGCGTGAGTCCCAGCTGAAGAACACTGAATCTGAGAACAAGAAGCTAAAGGCCCGACTTGAGGAGCTACAGGATCACAGCCTGCAGGAGAAGAAGGACCTGGAGGCCATAGTGCTGGAGCTTCAGGAACAACT GACCAGCCTGATTCCATGTGACTCCAACCACCTGGCCAAAAACCTTTCAATCCCTTTGGTCAACCAGTGGCCGATGCTGCAGCCTTACAATAGCCAAGACGACATCAAGCTGTTCCGAAG GAGAAGTTTCCCcagcacagagctgctgtcGGTGGAGATCAGCTTGGATTCAGACTCCCAGAGGATTGATGGGAAACAGAACGGAGGAGCCTGGTGCACAG AAAAGGACTACACCCCCTCCATGATGGGCCTCTGTGGGTCCTTGGCTTCCCTCCCCAGCTGCAAGTCTCTCGCTAGCCTCAAGTCCAGCGAGTGTTTGGTTAACATCAGCACAGAGAACAGTCCTGCCCTGTCACCCagctag
- the LOC117830018 gene encoding protein FAM117A-like: protein MSGRSGVIQTRGAALGPQPLKATVPYQLSSKPRANRRDGKSARKSKPQQLSSGMRRTVSLDAIIGPYLQGHWPKDPEDQNSVCRKDKSTQTPDSWFDNSQSRRGSSSHKRSASWGSAEHLQEIAKLKQQLQQQRSKPAVSGGHDKDRQRGYPQGSCSLGTTQTQPIPIPLAPLAPLSALVPRLRCSIEGLNQELEGMFICQPPHPQPRLLEVPDGHRAPVPPQSCSSGSQSDPATTPLSSSSSSSSPSSPPIYISTSPTISEDAPSELQQGVTDSADMCLLSPFSSQNEADLSLPLLMSSSPGPNKSCCFQREPPEGCEKVRVWEETGAPYLLKPTLISSCPDPNKVNFTPHGGSAFCPVSLLKPMLPSLDLQFRSLALSPAGSCSSQGTSPSNRGGHPDPSSTTSAVVGESSGEGLAF, encoded by the exons ATGTCGGGCCGAAGTGGAGTCATACAGACCCGGGGAGCTGCTTTGGGTCCTCAGCCCCTCAAAGCTACTGTTCCTTATCAGCTGTCCAGTAAACCTCGAGCCAACCGCAGAGATGGAAAATCAG CTAGAAAATCCAAACCACAGCAGCTGAGCTCTGGCATGAGGCGGACGGTATCACTAGACGCCATCATCGGGCCATACCTGCAGGGACACTGGCCGAAAGATCCCGAAGACCAGAACAGTGTGTGTCGCAAGGACAAATCCACCCAG ACCCCAGACTCATGGTTCGATAACTCCCAGAGCagaagaggcagcagcagccacaaaCGATCGGCATCATGGGGCAGCGCTGAGCATCTGCAAGAG ATCGCTAAACTCaaacaacagctgcagcagcagcgcagCAAACCTGCCGTCTCAGGGGGGCATGACAAAGACCGCCAGCGTGGCTATCCTCAAGGGAGCTGTAGCCTAGGAACTACACAG ACTCAGCCAATCCCAATTCCCCTCGCTCCCCTCGCTCCCCTCTCCGCGCTGGTCCCTCGACTGCGTTGTAGCATAGAGGGCCTCAACCAGGAGCTGGAAGGCATGTTCATCTGCCAGCCTCCCCATCCTCAGCCCAGG CTTCTTGAGGTTCCAGATGGTCACAGGGCTCCTGTCCccccacagagctgcagcagtggATCGCAGAGTGACCCCGCCACTACACCcctgtcctcttcttcctcctcctcctcacccagcTCCCCTCCTATCTACATCTCCACTTCCCCAACAATCTCTGAGGATGCACCCTCGGAGCTGCAGCAAG GTGTGACAGACAGCGCGGACATGTGCCTCCTGTCTCCCTTCTCATCCCAGAATGAAGCTGACCTCTCCCTGCCCCTGCTGATGTCGTCCTCTCCAGGGCCCAACAAGAGCTGCTGCTTCCAGAGAGAGCCTCCAGAAGGCTGTGAGAAAGTCCGAGTCTGGGAGGAAACCGG TGCTCCATACCTGCTCAAACCGACCCTCATCTCCTCCTGCCCAGACCCCAACAAGGTAAACTTCACCCCCCATGGGGGCTCGGCCTTCTGTCCCGTCAGCCTCCTGAAGCCCATGCTCCCCTCCTTGGACCTGCAGTTCCGCAGCCTCGCCCTCTCTCCGGCCGGCAGCTGCTCGAGCCAGGGAACCAGCCCTAGCAACCGAGGTGGTCACCCTGATCCTTCTTCCACCACCTCTGCTGTGGTGGGAGAAAGTTCAGGGGAGGGCCTGGCATTCTGA